The Phormidium yuhuli AB48 DNA window TTATTTGGCGGGCGGGACAGGTGATCGTTATCATGGTGATGATTTTGGGACTGCTCAACACAGTTCGCTGGGACGGCTCCTTTGGGGATTCGCAAACCTCGGTCTTAACAGATGTTAGCCGGAGAATTACACCGGTGTTTGCCCCAATGGGGATTCAGCCGGAGAATTATCCGGCGACGGTGGGGGTTTTTACGGGTGTATTTGCCAAGGAGGCGATCGTGGGATCTCTCGATGCCCTCTATGGACAGTTGGCCCGGGAAGCAGCGGAGGACGCGGAGGACTCGTTTGAGTTTTGGCCCACAATTGAGGAAGCGTTTACGTCGATTGGTGATAATTTCCGGGAGTTGGGGGGACGGTTGTTAGACCCTCTGGGCCTGGATGTGGGGGATATTGATGATGTCGAGGGTGCGGCGGCTGAACAGGGGGTGGCCAGCCATACGTTCGGCCAGATGGTGACTCGTTTTGATGGCCAGGTGGGGGCATTTGCTTATTTGTTGTTTGTTTTGTTGTATTTCCCCTGTTTGGCGGCGACGGCGGCGATTCATCGAGAAACAGGAACTCGCTGGACGCTGTTTGCGGGGATTTGGACAACAGGGTTAGCCTATTGGGTGGCGACGTTCTTCTACCAGTTTGGAACGTTTGATCGCCATCCGGGATCTTCAACGGCGTGGCTGTTAGGGTTACTGGTATTTTTGACGCTGATTCTGGTAGGGATGCGTCGCATTGGCCGACTGGTGTAGGAGGTTGGGATGATTTTACGGGAGTTACAGGGCTATTTGGCCCAGCATCAGACTGTGTCGTTGGCGGATTTGATGAATCACTTTCACTGTGATGGTGATCTGTTGCGGTTGATGTTGAAGAAATTAATGCGTAAGGGACGGGTGCGACAATTGCCTAGGGGAGAGCAGTGTGGGGATTGTCATCATTGTGATCCGACTCAGTTTGAGTGGTATCAGTTTATTCGTTAGGGTCTTAGGACCCTTGCGACAAAAACAGGCAGATGTTGCTCCTCTGAGAACGGCTGCGGTGAACCCAAAATCGGGAACCTCGCCCCAAACAGGATAGAATCACAGGGATTCCCTAACGTCGGACAAGTCCTCGGGGGACAAGACCTGTAAGCTACTTTACTCCCTATGTTACTTCCCTCTTGGCTAGTCATTCCCCTAGGGATGATCCTGATTGGTGTCGCCTGTAACCGCGTCCTCAGCGCCGATAACCTACGCTGGTTTAATCGCCTCCAGCGGCCTCGCTGGCTTACCGTTGAGCGATGGATTCCCCTAATTTGGACGGTTGTTTTTATTGGTGTGGGTTGGTCGGCGGTGCTAATCTGGGATCAGGACCCCGGTTCTCCCAATAGCTGGGTTTTGCTCGGCTACTACTTGGTCTTAGAACTGGTGACCCTCTCCTATACCCCCATCATGTGCCGATTAGAGAGTTTAAGAGCGGGGACGTTGATTGGGGCAACGGGTTGGCTGTTAGCCATTCTCCTGGCGATCGCCATTCAACCCCGTTCTACCCTCGCGACCCTGCTGCTGCTTCCCTATCTGATTTGGAGTCCCATCGGCACCTATACCACTTGGTCTATGATTCAATTAAACCCCGATGATGCTTAAATCCTCATCTTGATCGATATTTTGCTCCTACCCTATGATTCCCGATATTGAGTCCCTTGACATTGCTCATCTCGCATCAGGAGATACCCTGGCCATCCAGGTGTATAAATTTCAGGGAGCAACGTCAGGGAAGAAAGCCTATTTACAAGCGAACTTACATGGTGCGGAACTCTCAGGAAATGCCGTTATTTATCAACTCATTCAGTTTCTTTGCGACTTAGACTCATCACAACTTCAGGGAGAAATTTGGCTGGTTCCCACCTGCAATCCTCTTGCAACCAATCAGCGATCGCACCACTATGCCAGTGGTCGCTATAATCCTTATACGGGAATTGACTGGAATCGTATTTTTTGGGATTATGAAACAGAGCGCCAGAGTCCAGATCAGATCTCCTTAGCTGAATTTGCTCACGCCCAAGTTAACCAAACTTCCCAGCAGCTCGAAACTCATTTTAGTCAACTCTTAAACGACTGTTTTCAAGAGAACGTCAAGACAGAAACAAAAGCCTCCGGCCTACCCTTTGAAGAACGATATCGCTACCGTCTACAGTCCCTGTGTTTAGATGCCAACTATGTCTTAGATTTACATAGTAGCACCAACCAATCTATCGACTATCTTTACTGTTTTCAAGGGCGAGAACACAGTGCTAAATACTTTCTCCTCAATACAGCTATTCTTCTAGATACCTATGATGGCGATGCCTTTGACGAAGCCTTTCTTAAACCTTGGTTAAGTCTGGAAACAGAGTTAGCTAAACTAGGCAGACCCCTTCAGTTTGAGCGAGAAGCTTGGACATTAGAACTGGGGTCGGGAATGCAGATTAACCCTGACTCGGTTTATCGGGGAGTTCGAGGGATTAAAAATTATCTGGTGAGTAAGGGAATGCTGGACTTGAACCGGTTTCCTCTCATTCAAACTGCCTCAAGAACGGTTCAATTTTTTCCAAAAAGTAAAGCCCAAAAATACTATGCTAAGCAGGGGGGAATGTTGCAATCTCGGGTTCTTCTAGGCACTTGGGTGACCTCAGGACAACTCCTCTATCAACTCTTGGTCTTTAACCGAGACAGGGAGTTACCTCAACTGGTTGATATCCACACAGAAGACTCTGGACTGGTCTATGACCTATCCAGCAACGCCTCAGTGAATCAAGGAGAATATATTTTGGAAATTTTGACCCATCCCCAATAAGCCAAGGACCTAACATTAGGGTTGAGCAGACTATTTATTGGATAAAACAGCTTTGGGATAAGCAATGCGTTTGTGGTTAAACTGCTGCCAAACCTGCACAAAAATCTCGGCAATTCTGCTCATGTCTGCCCGAGTCAAGCCAGAGTCCACTAACTGATTATC harbors:
- a CDS encoding TspO/MBR family protein, with product MLLPSWLVIPLGMILIGVACNRVLSADNLRWFNRLQRPRWLTVERWIPLIWTVVFIGVGWSAVLIWDQDPGSPNSWVLLGYYLVLELVTLSYTPIMCRLESLRAGTLIGATGWLLAILLAIAIQPRSTLATLLLLPYLIWSPIGTYTTWSMIQLNPDDA
- a CDS encoding succinylglutamate desuccinylase/aspartoacylase family protein; the encoded protein is MIPDIESLDIAHLASGDTLAIQVYKFQGATSGKKAYLQANLHGAELSGNAVIYQLIQFLCDLDSSQLQGEIWLVPTCNPLATNQRSHHYASGRYNPYTGIDWNRIFWDYETERQSPDQISLAEFAHAQVNQTSQQLETHFSQLLNDCFQENVKTETKASGLPFEERYRYRLQSLCLDANYVLDLHSSTNQSIDYLYCFQGREHSAKYFLLNTAILLDTYDGDAFDEAFLKPWLSLETELAKLGRPLQFEREAWTLELGSGMQINPDSVYRGVRGIKNYLVSKGMLDLNRFPLIQTASRTVQFFPKSKAQKYYAKQGGMLQSRVLLGTWVTSGQLLYQLLVFNRDRELPQLVDIHTEDSGLVYDLSSNASVNQGEYILEILTHPQ
- a CDS encoding FeoC-like transcriptional regulator, whose product is MILRELQGYLAQHQTVSLADLMNHFHCDGDLLRLMLKKLMRKGRVRQLPRGEQCGDCHHCDPTQFEWYQFIR